From the genome of Cytobacillus firmus, one region includes:
- a CDS encoding M42 family metallopeptidase, with product MAYPSTKETISLLKKIVSIPSPSGNTNEVITYVEKFLNELNVETKRNRKGGLIATLPGKDENNHRMLTAHVDTLGAIVKEIKPSGRLKIDLIGGFKYNSIEGEYCEIETSSGKKFTGTILMHQTSVHVYKDAGKAERNQENMEIRLDEKVHNADEVRGLGIGVGDFVSFDPRVQTTPAGFIKSRHLDDKASVAILLQLIKQLKADNTELPYTTHFLISNNEEIGYGGNSNITAETVEYLAVDMGAMGDGQSTDEYTVSICVKDASGPYHYELRKRLVQLAEENGIGYKLDIYPFYGSDASAAIRSGHDIVHGLIGPGIDSSHAFERTHEDSIENTAKLLYHYVQSEMII from the coding sequence ATGGCATACCCGAGTACAAAAGAAACGATCAGCTTATTAAAAAAGATTGTTTCAATTCCAAGTCCTTCCGGAAATACAAATGAAGTGATTACATATGTAGAAAAGTTTTTAAACGAGCTTAATGTGGAAACGAAGCGCAACCGGAAAGGAGGACTTATTGCAACCCTTCCTGGAAAAGACGAAAATAATCACAGAATGCTGACTGCGCACGTTGATACCCTTGGCGCGATTGTAAAGGAAATAAAGCCGAGCGGACGCCTGAAGATTGATTTAATCGGCGGATTTAAATACAACTCGATTGAAGGAGAGTACTGTGAAATCGAAACATCATCAGGCAAAAAATTCACCGGCACTATTCTGATGCATCAGACTTCTGTTCATGTCTATAAAGATGCCGGGAAAGCTGAAAGAAACCAGGAAAACATGGAAATTCGCCTTGATGAAAAAGTACATAATGCTGACGAAGTCCGTGGGTTGGGAATCGGGGTCGGTGATTTTGTATCCTTTGACCCGCGTGTGCAGACGACCCCTGCAGGCTTCATTAAATCACGCCATCTTGACGATAAGGCTAGTGTGGCGATCCTTCTTCAGCTGATTAAACAGCTGAAAGCCGATAACACTGAGCTGCCGTACACAACCCATTTCCTCATCTCAAACAATGAAGAAATCGGCTATGGCGGCAATTCCAATATTACAGCGGAAACGGTCGAATATCTGGCTGTGGATATGGGTGCGATGGGTGATGGCCAATCCACTGATGAATATACGGTATCCATCTGTGTGAAGGATGCAAGCGGTCCTTATCACTACGAATTAAGAAAGCGTCTCGTGCAGCTTGCCGAGGAAAATGGAATCGGGTACAAGCTGGATATTTACCCATTTTACGGTTCTGATGCATCAGCAGCCATCCGTTCCGGCCATGATATCGTACACGGCTTGATCGGCCCAGGAATTGATTCATCACATGCTTTTGAGCGTACACATGAGGATTCGATTGAAAATACTGCTAAACTGCTGTATCACTATGTACAATCTGAGATGATTATTTAG
- a CDS encoding AI-2E family transporter, protein MWINKPFFKYAAGTIFVLIIIFLLGKIDYFLWPIRALIATIFFPVLIAGIFYYILRPLVRLVSRAVPKTASILLIFAAVLGLGYLGFNLLGTTIGSQIAEISENLPAKMEDLSDETEKVVEENNMGMFSYDRVKNKVLNFLETLLSGAGENVMKVFSTITSIVTVIFVVPFILFYFLKDDHKLRPFLLKYLPDKHEEEGQRILGDIDKTLFSYVTGQFIVAVVDGVLMYAGYMIIGLEYALILAVFAMFLTVVPFLGPVLGIIPAVFIGLLQGPGMVLKIIMVLISVQLLESNLVSPHVMGKRLNLHPLTVIIILMAAGSIYGFIGILIAIPFYSVIKVLVKDFRRFYRLRTRKSLLSEEI, encoded by the coding sequence ATGTGGATCAATAAACCATTTTTTAAATATGCAGCAGGCACTATCTTCGTGTTAATCATCATTTTCCTCCTTGGGAAAATTGATTATTTCTTATGGCCGATCCGTGCCCTGATTGCAACTATTTTCTTCCCTGTTTTAATTGCCGGCATTTTTTACTATATTCTAAGACCCCTCGTCAGGCTGGTTTCAAGGGCTGTGCCAAAAACAGCGAGCATTCTGCTTATTTTTGCTGCGGTCCTGGGTTTAGGATATTTAGGTTTTAATCTGCTGGGCACAACAATTGGCAGCCAGATAGCAGAAATCAGCGAAAATCTGCCTGCTAAGATGGAAGACTTATCGGATGAAACGGAGAAAGTGGTTGAGGAAAATAATATGGGCATGTTCTCCTATGACCGTGTAAAAAATAAAGTACTGAACTTCCTGGAAACACTTTTATCAGGGGCAGGAGAAAATGTTATGAAAGTTTTTTCTACCATTACTAGTATTGTCACTGTCATCTTTGTTGTACCTTTTATTCTTTTCTACTTCCTTAAGGATGACCACAAGCTCAGGCCTTTTCTTTTAAAATACCTTCCTGACAAACACGAGGAAGAAGGCCAGCGGATTTTGGGGGATATAGACAAGACCTTATTTTCCTATGTAACCGGCCAGTTTATTGTGGCAGTCGTCGATGGCGTGTTAATGTATGCCGGATATATGATTATCGGATTGGAATACGCATTGATATTAGCTGTGTTTGCGATGTTCCTGACTGTTGTCCCTTTTCTTGGTCCTGTACTCGGAATCATTCCTGCAGTATTCATCGGGTTATTGCAGGGACCGGGAATGGTATTGAAAATTATCATGGTACTGATTTCAGTTCAGCTTCTTGAAAGCAATCTCGTCTCACCTCATGTGATGGGCAAAAGACTTAACCTCCATCCGCTTACAGTCATTATTATCTTAATGGCAGCAGGATCGATTTATGGTTTTATCGGAATCCTGATTGCTATACCTTTTTATTCTGTCATAAAGGTTCTCGTAAAAGACTTCAGAAGGTTTTACCGATTAAGAACAAGGAAAAGCCTGCTATCCGAAGAGATTTAA
- a CDS encoding mechanosensitive ion channel family protein — MLFLKNVTMQEILLFLLFAGVILAAKWTVNFLVKKRRGKSVQNDRIMQGVSSLVNWAAFYGIIILFLFYFSKEKWLFYTLFTAGEVDVTLYLIIVAFLTVSLASRIVKVFTKYVLTSVYEFYGVDRGLGYSFNRMIYYTVMIAALAISLTTVGLDLTAAAAILGVLGIGIGFGMRNIAGNFISGIIILFERPIEIGEMIEINNKIGKIESIRLRSTIVRTAKEGTLIVPNQYFIEQIIKNRTGSEMLAQVQISVVYGTDTEKVDKLLRDAVDMVIPKTEGVLTAPAPDIRFVDFRSKAMDFLIEVPVANFEAKQKFESRLRHVIAESFYLNGIELASAQLLPSE, encoded by the coding sequence ATGCTATTTTTAAAAAATGTAACCATGCAGGAAATACTGCTGTTTTTATTGTTTGCAGGAGTGATATTGGCTGCCAAATGGACAGTTAACTTTCTTGTGAAAAAGAGGAGGGGCAAGTCTGTTCAGAACGACCGGATCATGCAGGGAGTTTCTTCACTCGTGAACTGGGCTGCTTTTTATGGAATTATCATTCTATTCTTGTTCTATTTTTCAAAGGAGAAGTGGCTTTTTTATACCTTGTTCACAGCAGGGGAAGTAGATGTGACGCTATATTTAATAATTGTAGCGTTTTTGACAGTCTCACTCGCAAGTCGAATCGTAAAAGTATTCACCAAATATGTATTAACATCTGTTTATGAATTCTATGGGGTTGACCGGGGGCTCGGCTATTCATTCAACAGAATGATCTATTATACTGTCATGATTGCAGCGCTCGCCATCAGTCTGACAACGGTTGGCCTTGATTTAACAGCGGCTGCTGCCATACTGGGTGTTCTCGGTATTGGGATAGGGTTCGGCATGCGCAATATTGCCGGTAACTTTATTTCAGGCATTATTATCCTCTTCGAACGACCCATTGAAATTGGGGAAATGATTGAGATAAACAACAAAATCGGTAAAATAGAAAGCATCCGTCTCAGATCCACTATCGTCCGCACAGCTAAAGAGGGAACCCTGATTGTGCCAAACCAATACTTTATCGAACAGATCATTAAAAACCGTACAGGATCAGAAATGCTTGCCCAGGTTCAAATCAGCGTAGTGTACGGGACTGATACTGAAAAAGTTGATAAGCTTCTGAGAGACGCTGTGGATATGGTAATCCCCAAAACAGAAGGGGTTTTAACCGCTCCTGCACCTGATATCCGCTTTGTCGATTTTCGCAGTAAAGCCATGGACTTTCTAATAGAGGTCCCTGTTGCAAACTTTGAAGCCAAGCAGAAATTTGAAAGCCGGCTAAGACATGTAATTGCAGAGAGCTTTTATTTGAACGGAATTGAGCTTGCCTCAGCACAGCTGCTGCCCAGTGAATGA
- a CDS encoding ATP-dependent DNA helicase yields the protein MDNKIKISVRSLVEYVYKSGSIETGFRSAVPLSEGTRIHQRIQKQYGEEDQKEVYLQAGLTFNHLDFQLDGRCDGLIIKNGERIIDEIKSVSLPLSEIDKFAYPVHWAQAKCYAFMYAKDKNISNMTVQLTYVHAKTNEVKRFLQSYSFCELEEFIVHLLESYSPYTELRVRHQKDLIKSLQELTFPFPAYRNGQRKLAGAVYKTIAEGKNLFANAPTGIGKTISTLFPALKAIGEGHIQRIIYATAKTITRQAAEGAISLMRDNGLNLKSVTITAKDKICFKEETKCHKDSCEFANGYYDRINNAILDLLKNESMITRTTIEKYALKHKVCPFEFSLDAAYAADTIVGDYNYIFDPKISLKRLLEEEKKKTSLLIDEAHNLVDRGREMYSSSLDKSAFLQLSRSFKGKGERIQKSAKQVNGIFIALKKKCGENQEIAEKDPPEELFEVLEEFVQYAEDYLGQNRDNTDEELLEVFFAAQNFIRIGKLYDERFVTYIQKQRNDLNIKLFCLDPSNLLHKARKGYKSSIFFSATLMPLNYYLDMLGFQEEDYILTVPSPFSKDQAKVYIQPISTRYRDREVSIGPIVSTIKSMLKEQKGNYLIFFPSYQYMEDVYRRLLDEELPAHTIIQRTGMDEGEREKFLDAFQPNPSGTLLGFAVMGGIFSEGIDLQGDRLNGVFVVGVGLPQLGFERNIMKAYFNQQGKNGYDYAYTYPGMNKVLQAGGRLIRSEDDTGMIVLMDDRYVQAKYRALLPEEWKDFKVLRS from the coding sequence ATGGATAATAAGATAAAAATATCAGTAAGATCACTGGTTGAATATGTATATAAAAGCGGCAGCATTGAAACGGGCTTCCGTTCTGCAGTGCCGCTTTCAGAAGGAACAAGAATTCATCAGAGAATTCAAAAGCAGTATGGGGAAGAGGATCAAAAAGAAGTGTATCTGCAAGCAGGATTAACCTTCAATCACCTCGACTTTCAGCTCGATGGAAGATGTGACGGGCTTATCATTAAAAATGGCGAACGGATTATTGATGAAATTAAGTCTGTATCTCTCCCTCTATCTGAAATTGATAAATTTGCATATCCAGTCCATTGGGCTCAGGCTAAATGCTATGCTTTCATGTATGCGAAAGACAAAAATATTTCAAATATGACAGTTCAATTAACATATGTACATGCTAAAACAAATGAAGTGAAAAGATTTCTGCAAAGCTATTCGTTTTGTGAACTGGAAGAATTCATAGTGCATCTTCTCGAATCCTATTCTCCCTACACAGAATTAAGGGTTCGGCATCAAAAGGATTTAATAAAAAGTCTTCAGGAACTGACTTTTCCTTTTCCAGCTTATCGAAATGGCCAGAGGAAATTGGCAGGGGCAGTATACAAAACCATTGCCGAAGGGAAAAACTTATTTGCCAACGCACCTACAGGCATTGGCAAAACCATTTCAACCCTTTTTCCAGCATTAAAAGCCATTGGGGAAGGACATATTCAGAGGATCATCTATGCCACGGCTAAAACCATTACCCGTCAGGCTGCAGAAGGGGCCATTAGCCTGATGAGGGATAATGGTTTGAATCTTAAATCGGTCACAATCACGGCCAAGGACAAAATTTGCTTTAAGGAAGAAACCAAATGCCACAAAGACAGCTGTGAGTTTGCCAATGGGTATTACGACAGGATTAATAATGCAATACTTGATCTCCTGAAAAATGAGAGCATGATAACCAGAACGACAATTGAAAAATATGCACTGAAGCATAAAGTCTGCCCTTTTGAATTTTCATTGGATGCTGCATATGCAGCTGACACCATTGTTGGTGATTATAATTATATTTTCGATCCGAAGATCTCACTGAAGCGATTGCTGGAAGAGGAGAAAAAGAAGACGTCGCTCCTGATCGATGAAGCACATAACCTTGTGGACCGCGGAAGGGAAATGTATTCAAGCTCGCTTGACAAATCAGCCTTTCTTCAATTGAGCAGAAGCTTTAAGGGGAAGGGTGAAAGGATTCAAAAAAGTGCAAAACAGGTTAATGGAATTTTTATTGCATTAAAAAAGAAATGTGGTGAAAATCAGGAAATCGCAGAAAAAGATCCTCCTGAAGAACTTTTTGAAGTTCTTGAGGAATTTGTTCAATATGCCGAAGACTATCTGGGGCAAAACAGAGACAATACGGACGAAGAATTGCTGGAAGTATTCTTTGCTGCCCAGAACTTTATCAGAATAGGTAAACTGTATGATGAAAGGTTTGTAACGTATATTCAAAAGCAGAGAAATGACCTGAACATCAAGCTATTTTGCCTGGATCCATCGAATCTTCTGCACAAGGCCAGAAAAGGATATAAATCATCAATCTTTTTTTCTGCTACCTTAATGCCTCTTAATTATTATTTGGACATGCTTGGCTTTCAAGAGGAAGACTATATTTTAACCGTACCTTCTCCTTTCTCAAAAGATCAGGCTAAGGTATACATACAGCCGATTTCCACAAGATATCGCGACCGGGAAGTGTCTATCGGACCGATCGTCAGTACTATTAAGAGCATGTTAAAGGAACAGAAGGGGAACTACTTGATCTTCTTTCCATCCTATCAATATATGGAGGATGTTTATCGTCGGTTACTCGATGAGGAACTGCCGGCACATACAATCATTCAAAGGACTGGAATGGATGAAGGGGAAAGGGAGAAGTTTCTGGATGCATTTCAGCCAAATCCTTCTGGAACTCTGTTGGGGTTCGCCGTCATGGGCGGGATTTTTTCAGAGGGAATTGATTTGCAGGGAGATAGGCTGAACGGTGTATTCGTGGTGGGTGTAGGGCTTCCGCAGTTAGGGTTTGAACGCAACATTATGAAAGCTTATTTTAATCAGCAAGGAAAAAACGGCTATGATTATGCCTATACTTATCCTGGAATGAACAAGGTTTTGCAGGCAGGGGGCAGATTGATCCGCTCTGAGGACGATACAGGAATGATTGTTTTAATGGATGACAGGTATGTGCAGGCAAAATATCGGGCCCTGCTGCCAGAGGAATGGAAGGATTTTAAAGTATTAAGAAGTTAA
- a CDS encoding YczE/YyaS/YitT family protein, whose protein sequence is MKERLLFFIIGMLILTMGVALIIRSNLGASAWDALAVGESQMFNLTVGTFVFINGIVLIFINAFLMKKKPEVLAAISILIIGALIDFWLLIIFGDLSPQTLAMQSIILFVGILLMGMGVAIYLQAKFPASPMDTLMVAIHTRFGLNLRNSRIISESFALLLAFLFRGAIGVGTIVVTLTLGLVVQFFYPVFERALGKMQAPKGPVITK, encoded by the coding sequence ATGAAAGAACGTCTATTATTTTTTATAATTGGGATGCTGATCCTGACAATGGGTGTAGCCCTGATTATCAGGTCAAACCTCGGAGCTTCTGCATGGGATGCCCTGGCTGTTGGTGAATCGCAAATGTTTAACTTAACAGTTGGCACCTTTGTTTTTATAAATGGGATCGTGCTCATTTTTATAAATGCCTTTCTAATGAAAAAAAAGCCTGAAGTCCTTGCAGCCATCTCCATTTTGATTATTGGCGCACTGATTGACTTTTGGCTTCTCATCATTTTTGGTGACCTATCGCCGCAGACATTGGCAATGCAATCAATCATATTATTCGTTGGAATCCTTTTGATGGGAATGGGAGTTGCCATCTATCTTCAGGCTAAATTTCCGGCAAGCCCGATGGATACATTAATGGTAGCCATTCACACCAGATTCGGATTAAATTTAAGGAATTCAAGGATCATCAGCGAGAGCTTTGCTTTGCTGCTTGCATTTTTATTCAGAGGTGCAATCGGAGTAGGCACAATCGTGGTAACATTAACACTTGGACTTGTTGTACAATTCTTTTACCCGGTTTTCGAAAGAGCACTCGGAAAAATGCAAGCCCCGAAAGGTCCTGTCATTACTAAATAA
- a CDS encoding LTA synthase family protein, translated as MRKLFKSPVKLAKSSLAVFFLTVILFWLKTYVAYRIEFNLGINNDIQRFLLFLNPLSSTLVFLGLALLFKGKWQSGMLIGLDFFLSFLLYANVVYYRFFNDFITVPVLMQAKVNGGQLGDSALSLMTPWDIFYFTDTLLLLFLAIRKWYKPGKKISRKPALAVMAAGIIVFFINLGIAENDRPELLTRSFDRNYLVKYLGAYNFTIYDIVQNAKSASQRALADTNDVTEVENYVKAKYAPPNPEYFGKAKGMNVIYVSMESLQTFIIDYKLNGKEVTPFLNSLAHSGKTFYFDNIVNQTGQGKTSDAEFIMDTSLYPMSQGAVYVTKAQNTFHGTPAILKPHGYTSATFHGNYKTFWNRNEMYKTMGYDKFFDAEYYNMSDENTKNYGLKDKPFFKESMQMLTSLPQPFYTKFITLSNHFPFKMDEWDTDFPAGETENDVVNHYFQSANYMDQALEQFFNDLKDSGLYDHTVVVLYGDHYGISENHNEAMAEVIGKEITPFEYARLQRVPVFIHVPGVDGGIIHNVGGQVDVRPTLLHLLGIDTKNHLEMGSDLLSAKHREVVPFRNGNFISLEYTQIEETCYFTETGEIAEANACKSLSDQAKIELEMSDNIVYKDLLRFYKPEGFVPVNRSDYSYIKKEVPFKEERNGPGVQK; from the coding sequence ATGAGAAAGTTATTTAAATCGCCTGTCAAATTGGCGAAAAGCAGCCTTGCTGTATTCTTTCTGACTGTCATTCTTTTTTGGCTAAAAACATATGTAGCCTATCGCATTGAATTTAACTTAGGGATTAATAATGACATACAGCGATTTCTCCTGTTTTTGAATCCGTTAAGTTCTACACTGGTATTCCTGGGATTGGCTTTGTTATTTAAAGGGAAATGGCAATCCGGCATGCTTATTGGCTTGGATTTCTTCTTATCCTTCCTGCTTTATGCAAATGTCGTTTATTATCGATTCTTTAACGACTTTATTACGGTTCCTGTTCTAATGCAGGCAAAAGTAAATGGGGGGCAGCTGGGAGATAGTGCTCTGTCGTTAATGACTCCTTGGGATATCTTTTATTTTACAGATACACTGCTGCTTCTTTTTCTGGCAATCAGGAAGTGGTACAAACCTGGAAAGAAAATTAGCCGAAAACCAGCCCTGGCTGTTATGGCTGCCGGGATTATTGTTTTCTTCATCAATCTTGGAATTGCAGAGAATGACCGCCCTGAACTGCTTACACGTTCTTTTGACCGCAATTATTTGGTGAAATACCTGGGAGCATACAATTTCACGATTTATGATATTGTGCAGAATGCGAAGTCTGCCAGCCAGAGAGCTCTTGCGGATACGAACGATGTGACTGAAGTGGAGAACTATGTTAAAGCAAAATATGCACCTCCAAACCCTGAATACTTCGGAAAAGCCAAGGGCATGAATGTTATTTATGTATCCATGGAATCACTGCAGACTTTTATTATAGATTACAAGCTGAATGGAAAAGAAGTTACCCCATTCCTGAACTCACTGGCACATAGCGGCAAGACATTTTACTTTGATAATATAGTCAATCAAACCGGACAGGGAAAGACTTCCGATGCTGAGTTCATCATGGATACATCGCTATATCCCATGTCACAGGGAGCCGTTTATGTAACAAAAGCTCAAAATACATTCCATGGCACACCTGCTATCTTAAAGCCACATGGCTATACTTCAGCAACTTTCCATGGAAACTACAAGACATTCTGGAATCGTAACGAAATGTATAAAACCATGGGCTATGATAAGTTTTTTGATGCTGAGTATTACAATATGAGCGATGAAAACACGAAAAACTATGGATTGAAAGATAAGCCTTTTTTCAAGGAATCCATGCAGATGCTAACCAGTCTTCCGCAGCCATTTTATACAAAGTTCATCACTCTTTCTAACCACTTCCCTTTTAAGATGGATGAGTGGGATACTGATTTTCCTGCTGGAGAAACAGAAAATGATGTGGTTAATCACTACTTCCAGTCGGCGAATTATATGGACCAGGCACTCGAGCAGTTCTTTAACGATTTAAAGGATTCCGGACTGTATGATCACACAGTAGTTGTCTTATATGGAGATCATTACGGAATTTCTGAAAACCACAATGAGGCAATGGCAGAGGTGATCGGAAAAGAAATTACTCCGTTCGAATACGCCAGGCTTCAAAGAGTGCCAGTATTCATACATGTACCGGGAGTAGATGGCGGCATTATCCATAATGTCGGCGGACAGGTAGATGTGCGTCCGACTTTACTTCACCTGCTGGGCATTGATACGAAAAATCACCTTGAAATGGGATCAGATCTGTTATCGGCAAAACACCGTGAAGTTGTCCCATTCCGAAACGGCAACTTTATTTCACTGGAATATACCCAAATTGAAGAAACCTGCTATTTTACGGAAACCGGCGAAATAGCTGAGGCTAATGCATGTAAGTCACTTTCTGATCAGGCGAAAATAGAGCTGGAAATGTCGGACAACATTGTTTATAAAGACCTGCTGCGCTTTTATAAGCCGGAAGGATTTGTTCCAGTGAACCGGAGTGATTATTCATATATTAAGAAAGAGGTCCCGTTTAAAGAGGAAAGAAATGGGCCTGGTGTACAGAAGTAA
- a CDS encoding four-helix bundle copper-binding protein, producing the protein MYNQSFEECIQACLECMKACNVCYDACLGEEDVKMMAECIRLDRECADICAFAAKAMQSDSPFAKQICNLCADICDACGNECKKHDHDHCQRCAEACFKCAEECRKMAA; encoded by the coding sequence ATGTACAACCAATCTTTTGAAGAATGCATCCAAGCTTGTTTAGAGTGCATGAAAGCCTGTAATGTATGCTATGATGCATGCTTGGGAGAAGAGGATGTTAAAATGATGGCAGAATGTATTCGACTGGACAGGGAGTGTGCTGATATCTGTGCCTTTGCTGCTAAGGCAATGCAGTCTGACAGCCCCTTTGCCAAGCAAATTTGCAATCTATGTGCAGATATATGTGATGCCTGCGGAAATGAGTGCAAAAAACACGATCACGATCATTGCCAGCGCTGCGCTGAAGCATGCTTTAAGTGTGCAGAAGAATGCCGTAAAATGGCTGCTTAA
- a CDS encoding YdhK family protein, whose product MLTRKKFAIWFVSLAAALTLTACGGNDGNTGEESASKEENTTNNESSGHSGGHSDMDHSGSGEVPEGIKEAENPKYEVGSKAFITEGHMEGMEGAEATIAGAYNTIVYTVSYTPTTGGKKVENHKWVVHEEIADAGEEPFKEGDEVTLNASHMKGMEGATAEIDSVKETTVYMVDFTTADGQEVKNHMWVTENELSPAE is encoded by the coding sequence ATGTTAACAAGAAAAAAATTCGCCATTTGGTTTGTTTCCCTGGCTGCAGCGTTAACTTTAACTGCATGCGGCGGAAATGACGGGAATACTGGAGAGGAAAGTGCCAGCAAGGAAGAGAATACAACGAATAATGAAAGCAGCGGCCATTCAGGAGGCCATTCAGACATGGATCATTCCGGCTCCGGAGAAGTTCCTGAAGGAATAAAGGAAGCTGAAAACCCTAAATATGAAGTTGGAAGCAAAGCCTTTATAACAGAAGGACATATGGAGGGAATGGAGGGAGCGGAAGCAACCATTGCAGGTGCATATAATACAATCGTATATACGGTCTCTTATACACCAACCACTGGCGGTAAAAAAGTTGAAAACCATAAATGGGTAGTTCACGAGGAGATTGCTGATGCAGGTGAGGAGCCATTTAAAGAAGGCGACGAGGTAACATTAAACGCAAGCCACATGAAGGGAATGGAAGGAGCAACTGCCGAAATCGATTCTGTGAAGGAAACAACTGTCTATATGGTTGACTTTACTACAGCTGACGGGCAGGAAGTAAAAAATCACATGTGGGTAACAGAAAACGAGCTTTCTCCTGCTGAATAA
- a CDS encoding TVP38/TMEM64 family protein, translating to MFSDIIESLSDEPILAALFSIFMNIAAAITGFLPSAFITAGTVAAFDLKVGLVLLIIGEAAGAIISFILYRKGITKLTSSFPQLKNNKFFSKLQSAEGTDAFFMVVLLRVLPFVPSGAVTLAAAYSKMMLLPFGIASTIGKIPALFMEAFAVSHILKFERELQIAFLLLVAFFFLVYYSYKKYKLS from the coding sequence ATGTTTTCTGATATCATCGAATCGCTTTCAGATGAACCGATATTGGCGGCTTTATTTAGTATCTTCATGAACATTGCTGCAGCGATAACGGGATTCCTCCCAAGTGCCTTTATTACGGCTGGAACAGTTGCCGCTTTTGATTTAAAAGTGGGTCTAGTCCTTTTGATCATCGGAGAAGCAGCCGGAGCAATTATAAGTTTTATACTTTATCGCAAAGGGATCACCAAGCTTACCTCCTCTTTTCCTCAGCTAAAGAATAACAAATTTTTTTCAAAGCTTCAGAGTGCGGAAGGTACAGATGCGTTTTTCATGGTTGTTTTGCTGAGGGTCTTGCCTTTTGTCCCATCAGGTGCAGTCACACTGGCAGCTGCATACAGCAAAATGATGCTTCTGCCCTTTGGCATTGCCAGCACGATCGGTAAAATACCTGCTTTGTTCATGGAAGCCTTTGCGGTTTCACATATACTAAAATTTGAAAGGGAGCTGCAAATAGCCTTTCTTCTTTTAGTTGCGTTCTTCTTTTTAGTTTACTATTCATATAAAAAGTATAAATTAAGTTAA
- a CDS encoding response regulator transcription factor, whose amino-acid sequence MKTILLVDDETRMLDLISLYLAPRGYNYIKLTSGSDALLYLETHSADLVLLDVMMPDMDGWSVCKEIKKYWDIPIIMLTAKSEKPDIVKGLNIGADDYILKPFDEEELSARIEAVLRRSKKDGKTKTFKGLELKEDSFELSYKNKEILLTPKEFSMLSLFLSNLNRVFSREHLIGSVWGYGVSIEDRTIDSHVRNLREKLRKAGFPADEYLTTVWGLGYKWAGKD is encoded by the coding sequence ATGAAAACAATACTTTTGGTTGACGATGAAACTAGAATGCTTGATCTAATTTCTCTATACTTAGCGCCCCGCGGCTACAATTACATAAAATTGACTTCAGGTTCAGATGCCTTGCTTTACTTGGAAACCCATTCTGCAGATCTGGTCCTTTTAGATGTCATGATGCCTGATATGGATGGATGGAGTGTATGCAAGGAAATTAAAAAATATTGGGATATTCCTATCATCATGCTCACTGCCAAAAGCGAAAAGCCTGACATTGTAAAAGGATTGAACATTGGAGCAGATGATTATATTCTGAAGCCGTTCGATGAAGAGGAATTATCTGCAAGGATTGAAGCGGTTTTGAGAAGAAGCAAAAAAGATGGAAAAACCAAAACCTTTAAAGGGCTGGAACTTAAAGAAGATTCTTTTGAGCTTTCCTATAAAAATAAGGAAATTCTGTTAACCCCAAAAGAGTTTTCAATGTTAAGCCTTTTTCTCTCAAACTTGAACAGAGTTTTCTCACGTGAGCATTTAATAGGCTCTGTTTGGGGTTATGGGGTGTCAATCGAAGATCGCACCATTGATTCGCATGTAAGAAATTTACGTGAAAAATTAAGGAAAGCCGGGTTTCCTGCAGATGAGTATCTGACGACTGTCTGGGGTTTAGGCTATAAATGGGCCGGAAAGGATTAA